One Aegilops tauschii subsp. strangulata cultivar AL8/78 chromosome 7, Aet v6.0, whole genome shotgun sequence genomic window carries:
- the LOC109748268 gene encoding glycosyltransferase BC10 — MWGDSKPMLKSRGGAGGGGGGDEEGDYFPNTPRKDWSTGLLKLVTAMVIFMAGVVIGLSVSANVSRYYYNSHTELFFPTATYSSCDRRGATGDCGPGFRAFVHPPTLAHSMTDDELFWRATLVPTAEEFPFQRVPKVAFLFMTRGPLPFAPLWERFFRGHQGLFSVYLHTIPDYKLNVSKTSPFYGRQIPSEEVSWGSITLVDAEKRLLANALLDFSNERFVLLSESCIPVFNFPTVYEYLINSEHSFVESYNIDTPQSAGRYNRRMAPHILPEQWRKGSEWFELNRELAVRVVADYKYYSIFRKHCRPSCYPDEHYIPTYLHLFHGSLNANRTITWVDWSRGGPHPARYGAGNINVDFIKAIRNNGTQCLYNSKHTSVCYLFARKFAPSALGPLMNLTSTVLDF, encoded by the exons ATGTGGGGGGACTCGAAGCCGATGCTCAAGTCCCGCGGCGgggccgggggcggcggcggcggcgacgaggaggGCGACTACTTCCCCAACACGCCGCGCAAGGACTGGTCCACGGGCCTGCTCAAGCTCGTCACCGCCATGGTCATCTTCATGGCCGGCGTCGTCATCGGCCTCTCCGTCAGCGCCAACGTCTCCCGCTACTACTACAACTCCCACACCGAGCTCTTCTTCCCCACCGCCACCTACAGCTCCTGCGACCGCCGGGGCGCCACGGGGGACTGCGGCCCCGGCTTCAGGGCCTTCGTGCACCCGCCCACCCTCGCGCACTCCATGACCGACGACGAGCTCTTCTGGCGCGCCACCCTCGTGCCCACCGCCGAGGAGTTCCCCTTCCAGCGCGTCCCCAAGGTCGCCTTcctcttcatgacccgcggcccGCTCCCCTTCGCCCCGCTCTGGGAGCGCTTCTTCCGCGGTCACCAGGGGCTCTTCTCCGTCTACCTCCACACCATCCCGGACTACAAGCTCAACGTCTCCAAGACATCCCCATTCTACGGCCGCCAGATCCCCAGCGAG GAAGTGTCTTGGGGATCAATAACCCTGGTTGATGCTGAGAAGCGCCTGCTGGCCAATGCATTGTTGGATTTCTCAAACGAGCGTTTTGTTCTGCTCTCGGAGAGCTGCATTCCGGTGTTCAACTTCCCAACTGTCTACGAGTATCTCATAAACTCGGAGCACAGCTTTGTCGAGTCCTACAACATCGACACCCCTCAAAGCGCTGGCCGCTACAACCGTCGAATGGCCCCTCACATCTTGCCGGAGCAATGGAGGAAAGGGTCAGAGTGGTTTGAGCTTAACCGTGAGCTGGCCGTGCGTGTCGTAGCGGACTACAAGTACTACTCGATCTTCCGGAAGCATTGCAGACCATCTTGCTACCCGGACGAGCATTACATACCGACCTATCTTCATCTGTTCCACGGGTCGCTCAACGCCAACAGGACCATCACATGGGTCGATTGGTCAAGAGGAGGCCCGCATCCAGCGAGATATGGTGCTGGAAACATCAACGTGGACTTCATCAAGGCCATCAGGAACAATGGTACGCAGTGCCTCTACAACTCGAAGCACACTTCGGTGTGCTACCTCTTTGCTAGGAAGTTTGCTCCCAGTGCTTTGGGACCATTGATGAACCTCACTTCGACGGTGTTGGACTTTTGA
- the LOC109748264 gene encoding phospholipase SGR2 yields the protein MARPDESWARNTSPGDDASTSHAPHPEGASPDLLRNTPSNIARLEDAIENCAARRKYLARTKSPSDGEDVRWYFCKLPLGDRVLSSSVPRTEIVGKGDYFRFSMRDCLALEASFLEREESLLGYWWREYAECSEGPTGSLVKADMSDSEYLYKVEEERVGVPVKGGLYEVDLMRRHCFPVYWNGENRRVLRGHWFARKGGLDWIPLREDVSEQLELAYKYQVWHRRKFQPSGLFAARVDLQGSTPGLHALFTGEDDTWEAWLVFDTGPKLGSNTIKLRRGFSSSGSANPTQDELRQQKEEETDDYCSQVPVGHLVFMVHGIGQRLEKANLVDDVVDFRRVTANLADRYLTPYQRSTQRVLFIPCQWRKSLKLGGENTVEKITLDGVKGLRVALGATVHDVLYYMSPIYCQHIIDSVSGQLNQLYMKFLKRNPGYSGKVSLYGHSLGSVLTYDILCHQESLSAPFPTDYFKMEVSSDEGQVGKGPNTIDHDSGVKEHDTSSTSGHSCVDNVNRVDEESTRTDHSLTDKTVLPCVLENVPNNDDALESPIPVDGVQTEVENQVENHQMTYTEGVTPAVSTKDADECISRSAKELHEVPDKDRLISSLEEEVSHLKAKLAELERQSDSVIQSISSVQSHQDKDANDTVSLVSDKLNIGQGSTSQSYRPRIRYTKLNFKVDTFFAVGSPLGVFLSLRNVRIGVGRGQDYWQDKNVVEEMPCCRQMFNVFHPFDPVAYRVEPLVCEDYVNKRPVVIPYHRGGKRIHVGVQEFTEDVAARSQAIARQFKSLKVKAVAALLSLSKNDTEEDDESTKEEERSYGSMMMERLTGSPDGRVDHVLQEKTFQHPYLSALGSHTNYWRDHDTALFIIKHLYRDIPEEPPTDGTGSAPIRLFYVRDPIAEDTPLTFSDHSSVKEFSRKVKTYSRKGEDDANCEAS from the exons ATGGCGAGGCCGGACGAGAGCTGGGCGCGGAACACCTCCCCGGGGGACGACGCGTCCACGAGCCACGCGCCCCACCCGGAGGGCGCCTCGCCGGACTTGCTGCGGAACACGCCGTCCAACATCGCTAGGCTCGAGGACGCGATCGAGAACTGCGCCGCCCGCCGCAAGTACCTCGCTCGCACCAAGAGCCCCTCCGACGGCGAGGACGTCCGCTGGTACTTCTGCAAGCTCCCCCTCGGAGACAGAG TGCTCTCTTCTTCAGTTCCGCGGACGGAGATAGTTGGGAAAGGAGACTATTTCAGGTTCAGCATGAGGGACTGTTTGGCGTTGGAGGCGTCTTTCTTAGAG AGAGAGGAATCACTACTTGGGTACTGGTGGAGGGAGTATGCGGAATGCAGTGAAGGGCCAACAGGTTCCTTGGTTAAAGCTGATATGTCAGACTCTGAATATTTGTATAAGGTGGAGGAGGAGCGGGTTGGGGTTCCTGTGAAAGGTGGACTATATGAG GTTGATTTGATGAGACGTCATTGCTTCCCTGTATATTGGAATGGTGAGAATAGACGTGTTTTGAGGGGCCACTGGTTTGCTCGAAAAGGAGGTCTTGATTGGATTCCCTTGCGTGAAGATGTTTCTGAACAACTTGAGTTAGCATATAAGTACCAG GTCTGGCATCGTCGTAAATTTCAACCTTCAGGCCTGTTTGCTGCGCGGGTCGATCTCCAAGGAAGTACACCG GGATTGCATGCTCTTTTTACAGGAGAGGATGATACTTGGGAAGCTTGGCTTGTCTTTGATACAGGTCCTAAACTAGGCAGCAACACAATCAAATTAAGGCGTGGTTTCTCTTCTTCTGGATCTGCAAATCCTACCCAG GATGAGTTGCGTCAACAGAAAGAAGAGGAAACAGATGATTACTGCTCTCAG GTTCCAGTTGGTCATTTGGTATTCATGGTTCATGGTATCGGACAGAGATTGGAGAAAGCTAATCTTGTTGATGATGTAGTCGATTTCCGCCGTGTGACCGCTAACCTAGCAGATAGATACTTAACTCCTTATCAAAGAAGTACACAGAGGGTCCTATTTATTCCCTGTCAG TGGAGGAAGAGTTTGAAGCTCGGTGGTGAAAACACAGTCGAGAAGATCACTTTGGATGGAGTTAAAGGTCTTCGTGTAGCGTTAGGCGCCACCGTTCATGATGTTCTATATTACATGAGTCCTATCTACTGCCAGCATATAATTGACTCG GTCTCGGGTCAGTTGAACCAACTGTATATGAAGTTTCTGAAGAGAAATCCTGGTTACAGTGGAAAG GTATCATTATATGGCCATTCGTTGGGAAGTGTTCTAACGTATGATATACTTTGCCACCAAGAATCCCTTTCCGCCCCATTTCCAACAGATTATTTTAAGATGGAAGTTTCGTCTGATGAAGGCCAAGTAGGAAAAGGACCCAACACAATTGATCATGACTCTGGTGTAAAAGAGCATGATACTTCTTCCACTTCAGGGCATTCATGTGTAGATAATGTAAATCGTGTGGATGAAGAGAGCACCAGAACTGATCATTCACTTACAGACAAGACTGTTCTGCCATGTGTGCTTGAAAATGTGCCAAACAATGATGATGCACTTGAATCACCTATTCCAGTTGATGGGGTGCAAACTGAAGTCGAAAATCAGGTTGAGAATCATCAAATGACATATACTGAAGGAGTTACTCCAGCTGTAAGCACAAAAGATGCTGATGAGTGCATTTCAAGATCCGCCAAGGAACTCCATGAGGTCCCTGACAAAGACAGATTAATCTCATCACTAGAAGAAGAG GTGAGCCATCTTAAAGCTAAACTAGCGGAACTTGAGCGACAGAGTGATTCAGTGATTCAAAGCATCAGTAGTGTTCAGTCTCATCAAG ATAAAGATGCTAATGATACAGTGAGCCTAGTATCAGACAAACTTAACATAGGGCAAGGTAGCACAAGTCAGTCCTACAGACCACGTATTAGATACACTAAACTAAATTTTAAG GTTGACACATTCTTTGCTGTTGGATCCCCTTTGGGAGTCTTCCTGTCGCTGCGGAATGTTCGTATTGGTGTTG GCAGGGGACAAGATTATTGGCAAGacaagaacgttgttgaagagaTGCCATGCTGCAGGCAGATGTTCAATGTTTTTCATCCTTTCGATCCTGTAGCATACAG AGTTGAACCACTTGTATGTGAAGATTATGTGAACAAGCGCCCTGTTGTTATACCCTACCATAGAGGCGGAAAGAGGATACATGTTGGAGTGCAG GAGTTCACAGAAGACGTTGCTGCACGTTCTCAGGCTATTGCCCGTCAATTCAAGTCATTGAAG GTCAAAGCGGTAGCTGCCTTGTTATCACTGAGCAAAAATGACACGGAAG AGGACGATGAGAGcaccaaggaggaggagagaTCATATGGTTCCATGATGATGGAAAGGCTGACTGGTTCACCGGATGGTCGAGTTGATCATGTGCTTCAG GAGAAAACATTTCAACATCCATATTTATCCGCTCTGGGATCTCATAC CAACTACTGGCGGGATCATGATACTGCTCTCTTCATTATCAAACATTTGTACCGTGATATACCTGAAGAACCTCCAACTGATGGAACTGGAAGTGCACCCATTAGACTGTTCTATGTGAGGGATCCAATTGCTGAAGACACTCCCCTGACATTTTCAGACCACTCCTCAGTTAAGGAATTCTCCAGAAAGGTGAAAACTTATTCGAGAAAGGGGGAGGATGATGCAAACTGTGAAGCCTCTTGA